Proteins co-encoded in one Cercospora beticola chromosome 7, complete sequence genomic window:
- a CDS encoding uncharacterized protein (CAZy:GT4) — protein MSDPESQPLSRHDSLISVASAGKSEFPAELVGKKVLLATESLGPVNGVSRTTQSLVDYLRNHGVHVATCAPYYKGQPITADSKPERLPIVNKDWTRSIEAKAASLGSRAIGGAWSWHFDRDDPERETQPLLQTQQKPPMLNRQRSEDARRKIQQARRERANPEFRLQGTPLPYNPDLTVAYPFRLGKVYDNTFKPDIIYLASPASVGFQFLVQLRQLDNAPPTLLNFQTDLAAYAGILFASPLDRYGAWLLHVVQGFLFRAACVHTIFYPSAYVRKYMEGTGAPSEKMIQLGRGVDTQLFNPSKRDDEYRRSIAPDGEIIFCCISRIAPEKGFEFLAQAAMKLKETGLKFKLLIVGGNKNPAVMNEVQSYFKEMQDQVVFTGMLRGVELAKAYAAADVFLHCSITETFGLVVLESMASGVPVVARDEGGPSETVKHGRSGYLVPPQDLDTFVDYAYELGTNHALREEMIGNAREQALNTTWDKINNQVAMRLTEALRESRDQLQNVGYYGTWAAMFRVYLAVGLVWIFWFIAVIPMLICGFVHGLFK, from the exons ATGTCAGATCCGGAGTCACAGCCGCTGTCTCGCCACGACAGTCTGATCTCTGTTGCATCAGCAGGCAAATCAGAGTTTCCAGCTGAGCTGGTTGGGAAGAAAGTACTGCTCGCCACCGAATCACTCGGACCCGTCAACGGCGTCTCGAGGACCACGCAGAGTCTCGTGGACTATCTCCGAAATCATGGCGTCCATGTCGCGACCTGCGCCCCCTACTACAAAGGCCAGCCCATCACAGCCGACTCGAAGCCGGAAAGGCTACCCATCGTCAACAAAGATTGGACGAGATCGATTGAAGCAAAGGCAGCCTCGCTAGGCTCGAGAGCGATTGGTGGAGCGTGGTCCTGGCACTTCGATCGTGATGATCCCGAAAGGGAGACCCAGCCGCTGCTCCAGACCCAGCAGAAGCCACCCATGCTGAATCGTCAGAGGAGCGAGGACGCTCGACGCAAAATCCAGCAGGCTCGTAGGGAGAGAGCAAATCCCGAATTCCGCCTCCAAGGCACGCCTCTGCCATACAACCCCGACCTCACAGTGGCCTACCCATTCCGTCTCGGAAAGGTGTATGACAACACCTTCAAGCCCGATATCATCTACCTGGCGAGTCCCGCTTCAGTCGGTTTCCAGTTCCTGGTGCAACTACGGCAACTCGACAACGCTCCCCCGACGCTGCTCAATTTCCAGACTGACCTCGCTGCGTATGCTGGAATTCTGTTTGCGTCCCCTCTTGATCGCTATGGCGCTTGGCTGTTGCATGTTGTGCAAGGTTTTCTGTTCCGCGCTGCTTGCGTGCACACCATCTTCTATCCCTCGGCATATGTGCGCAAATACATGGAAGGCACTGGCGCTCCATCAGAGAAGATGATCCAGCTTGGGCGTGGCGTTGACACGCAACTTTTCAATCCAAGCAAGCGCGATGACGAGTACAGACGATCTATAGCTCCAGATGGAGAGATCATCTTCTGCTGCATCTCGCGCATTGCGCCGGAAAAGGGATTTGAATTTCTCGCACAAGCTGCCatgaagctgaaggagaCTGGCCTCAAATTCAAGCTGCTCATTGTGGGCGGCAACAAGAATCCAGCAGTTATGAACGAG GTCCAAAGCTATTTCAAAGAAATGCAAGATCAGGTGGTCTTCACCGGCATGCTCCGTGGCGTCGAGCTCGCCAAAGCATACGCTGCGGCTGACGTGTTCCTGCACTGCTCCATTACCGAAACATTTGGTCTTGTGGTACTGGAGTCCATGGCCTCTGGCGTGCCAGTCGTTGCTCGCGATGAAGGTGGCCCCAGCGAGACTGTCAAGCATGGACGATCCGGCTACCTTGTGCCACCGCAAGATCTCGACACATTCGTCGACTATGCCTACGAGCTTGGGACCAATCACGCACTTCGCGAAGAGATGATCGGCAACGCTCGCGAGCAAGCCTTGAACACTACGTGGGATAAGATCAACAACCAAGTCGCGATGCGGCTCACGGAGGCGTTGCGTGAGTCCAGAGATCAGCTACAAAACGTTGGCTACTACGGCACATGGGCAGCGATGTTCCGTGTCTATTTGGCTGTTGGATTGGTTTGGATCTTCTGGTTCATTGCGGTCATTCCTATGCTGATCTGTGGATTCGTGCATGGGCTTTTCAAGTAG
- the CWC2 gene encoding Pre-mRNA-splicing factor, whose translation MTDLAKNSTVPLFEDTTAPAAETSTAVTTTNSDGTVTQKVKRTKIIKRKRRPARPQQDPSTFKTEPPPQTGTIFNIWYNKWSGGDREDALSSKQQAKGRCNVALDSGYTRADKVPGSYFCLFFARGLCPKGQDCEYLHRLPNSRVGKDGPGGGLGDIFPSNVDCFGRDKFSDYRDDMGGVGSFMRINRTLYVGRIHVSDDIEEIVARHFQEWGQVERIRVLPSRGVAFVTYVHLANSEFAKEAMAHQSLDHNETLNVRWATVDPNPVAQKREAARIEEQAAEAIRRALPASYVAELEGRKYEGADGEEERKRRKIEGTFGLQGYDAPDHVWYASEKARIESGEERKQIEAAPAEDDDEDDAPLQITGGNAQQVSSGGLLGGSTLAALQGLRAGGDGASKAPDKPAGPLVGYGSDSDDD comes from the coding sequence ATGACTGACCTCGCCAAAAATTCCACCGTGCCGCTATTCGAGGATACCACCGCGCCCGCCGCCGAGACGTCGACCGCGGTCACGACAACCAACAGCGATGGCACTGTCACGCAGAAAGTGAAGAGGACCAAGATCATCAAGCGCAAGAGGCGGCCAGCACGACCTCAGCAAGATCCCTCGACTTTCAAAACCGAGCCTCCCCCTCAGACTGGCACGATATTCAACATCTGGTACAATAAATGGTCAGGCGGCGATCGTGAGGATGCGCTCTCCTCAAAGCAACAGGCAAAGGGACGATGCAATGTCGCGCTGGATTCTGGATACACACGAGCGGACAAAGTGCCGGGCTCCTACTTttgcctcttcttcgcgcGCGGACTATGCCCCAAGGGTCAGGATTGCGAATACCTGCACAGGCTGCCCAACAGCAGAGTAGGCAAGGATGGTCCAGGTGGAGGGCTAGGCGACATCTTTCCCAGCAACGTGGACTGCTTCGGACGAGACAAATTCAGCGATTACAGAGATGACATGGGTGGCGTGGGCTCTTTCATGCGAATCAACAGGACGCTGTACGTGGGGCGGATACATGTCTCTGATGATATTGAGGAGATCGTGGCGCGGCATTTCCAAGAGTGGGGACAGGTCGAGAGGATAAGAGTGCTGCCTTCACGAGGTGTCGCCTTTGTGACATATGTGCATCTTGCAAATTCGGAATTCGCGAAAGAGGCCATGGCGCACCAAAGTCTGGATCATAACGAGACCCTGAATGTGAGGTGGGCGACGGTGGATCCGAACCCTGTGGCACAGAAGAGAGAGGCGGCGAGGATTGAGGAACAAGCTGCTGAGGCAATTCGACGAGCGCTGCCTGCCAGCTACGTTGCAGAACTTGAGGGACGTAAATATGAAGGtgcagatggagaagaggagaggaagaggagaaaaATTGAAGGTACATTCGGATTGCAAGGCTACGATGCTCCCGATCACGTCTGGTATGCGAGTGAAAAGGCGCGCATCGAATCTGGAGAAGAGCGAAAGCAGATTGAGGCAGCTCctgcagaagatgatgacgaggacgatgcacCATTACAGATCACTGGTGGTAACGCGCAGCAAGTCTCGAGCGGTGGTCTACTCGGAGGAAGCACACTTGCAGCGCTGCAAGGGCTCAGAGCAGGTGGCGACGGCGCAAGCAAAGCGCCGGACAAGCCTGCCGGGCCTCTGGTGGGCTATGgaagcgacagcgacgacgactaa
- a CDS encoding uncharacterized protein (MEROPS:MER0034665), protein MPLESDLKLDQSKFHPSAISQQTHDYNANLMKIGNAGPKWYEVGAEKYRQMRWNGETPMPRPTVLPEGENIELPSRDAGRNISCRVFRPAEGKKPNGVFYHIHGGGWVLQSEQFQDLMLKRYSDEADLVVVSVGYRLAPEHPYPAGNEDCFDIGEYLIDHAEEKFGAELKFMGGDSAGAHLSVLTAMKLLKTRKEWKGFKGLVLNFGCYDLTESMPQIRHFDLPLVLDYDIMLKYFEAYLPGKSKDDRRDPSISPLYAKLNEYKLPSALFTCGTSDLLLDDSVMMSTKWAMSGAESILKIYPGAPHGFSFFPVGGTERTDECLKDIGTYMRERL, encoded by the exons ATGCCTCTCGAATCCGATCTCAAGCTCGATCAATCCAAATTCCATCCCTCGGCTATCAGCCAACAAACACACGACTACAATGCCAACCTCATGAAAATTGGAAACGCAGGTCCCAAGTGGTACGAAGTTGGAGCCGAAAAATATCGTCAAATGCGCTGGAATGGTGAAACTCCAATGCCGAGACCGACTGTCCTACCGGAAGGCGAAAACATCGAATTACCTTCTCGAGACGCTGGCCGGAATATTTCATGTCGCGTATTCAGACCTGCCGAGGGCAAGAAACCTAATGGCGTGTTCTACCATATTCATGGTGGAGGATGGGTATTGCAGAGCGAGCAATTTCAAGATCTCATGCTGAAGCGGTATTCCGATGAGGCGGATCTGGTGGTTGTGTCTGTTGGGTATCGACTCGCGCCGGAACATCCTTATCCGGCAGGAAATGAGGACTGTTTTGATATCGGAGAGTATTTGATTGATCACGCGGAAGAGAAATTCGGAGCGGAGTTGAAGTTCATGGGTGGAGATAGCGCGGGCGCGCATTTGAGTGTTCTGACCGCGATGAAGttgctgaagacgaggaaagaGTGGAAGGGGTTCAAGGGACTGGTGCTGAACTTTGGGTGTTACGATTTGACGGAGAGTATGCCGCAGATCCGGCATTTTGATCTACCGTTGGTTTTGGACTATGATATTATGCTTAA ATACTTCGAGGCGTACCTACCTGGCAAATCCAAAGACGATCGAAGGGACCCTTCGATTAGTCCTCTTTATGCCAAGTTGAACGAGTACAAG CTTCCATCTGCTCTCTTCACTTGCGGAACTTCCGACTTGCTTCTGGATGACAGCGTCATGATGTCTACGAAATGGGCCATGAGCGGCGCGGAGAGCATTTTGAAGATTTATCCTGGCGCGCCACATGGTTTCTCATTCTTCCCTGTCGGCGGTACAGAGCGGACCGATGAGTGTCTGAAGGACATTGGCACATACATGAGGGAGAGGTTGTGA